aaaaaaacatgttctAATTTTTGTAATAGATTTTCATATCAGACAATTTTATTGACAATAAAACTTAAATATGACTAAATTAAGAAAGGAAATGTTAAATATCAAAAGTCTTGATAATGTAATTGCTAGATGACAATTGACAGCCTCGCTCTAAATGTGCAGTATCTTGCAGCCATGATGTTACCTGTTGCTGAGCGTAAAGTCGTCTTCACTCTCCGCCGCCGTGCTGTCGCTCTCCAGGTCGTTGAGACGCCGGCGCTTCCTGTTTTGCGCGGCAAGCATCATGGGCCGGCGGCGGCTCGCCGCGCCGTGTTCAGACAATGCTCCGTCGGCGGCGATGTCGTGGCCTTCCCCTGACATCGGCAGcattggtatcattattttattttaattaaaaaaaacccaccaGCGAGTGGAAAGTGGACCAACTCACCAGTGTTGTCGCCAACGTCTTCCTCGATGGCTTCGTCGATGGCGTCGTCAAAGTCGTCAAATCTGAAGCACAAACGGTCACATTTCCTTTTTagaccactaaaaaaaaaaaatacaaacacgtTCGCCGACCAAGTCAGTCACCTGTAACTGATGTGCTTCCTCGTTCTGGTTGACCTCCTCCCGAGATTTTTACTCTTCTTGGCATCCTTTTTTTTGGGCATCTTTTCATCTTCCTCATTTCCCTGCGAGGACACAATAAAACGCCTCGTCACTCTCCGTCGCAAACTTGAAGGCGTCCGTCATTCTGCTGTGGACTCACGGGGATGATGTTCTCCACGCTGATCCCCACGTACACCAGCCGCTCCCGTCTGACACAGACAGAGATGTGTCATTCCATCAACTCGttagtgtacgtgtgtgtgtgcgtgtgtgtgtgtgtgtctttaccTCCTCTCAGCACGCTCTCGCTTCTTCAGCGCGCTGTCCAGGTTCAGCAGCTGCTCTTCCAGTCTTTCGCACAGCAGTTTCTGCAGTCACAAAACATGGGATGTTAGCAGCACAGCTAATGAGTTAGCATAAATAAAACCATTTGATTTGCCACATAAACTATCCTAGCATTGTTTCAATGTTGACACCAGAGGACAGCCTAGGACGGATTTAGCTGTGTGCGCCACTAATGGCCATATTTTGTCTTACGTGCTGGCAGGGCGGGCAGAACCACTCGCCATCAGGGATGAGCATGAGTGGCGGTCGGAGACAGGCTGTGTGGTATCCGCTGTCACACGAGTCGCACAACAGAATCTAATGATGACAAATGAGCTGAAGCGTCAACAAAACCTCCAGCGATGACATCATTcaggcggaaaaaaaaagaaaagttacgTACAAGTTCCGGGTGGTTTGGAAGGCCGCAGTGGGTGCAGGCGTCCTCCTTGGGAACGTCCTCGGACTGGCAGGAGTCGTCCGAGTGGCTTCCTCCTTCGCTGGGCTCCTTGCTTCCTCCAGCTTTATTGGCCTCATCTTCGTTGTGTTTGTGGCGCTTGATGTTGGACCAGCGGGGGTGCCGATGTCTCCGCTTACCCTgaacatgtaaaaaaacaaaaagcagcgGTGGAGAGTCATAGAGGAGATTTGATTTTTTCCCCCAGGTCAGATTTGAGTGTTCATGTGCTGCTATCTAAGTGCAATCTGCCCATCGAGTGTAGAAGAGGCGACGTTACCCTGCGCTTCCTCATTTGGTCGACAGCTTTTGCTTTTCTGTCTATGCTGGCACCAACACTCTGCtcttcgtcgtcgtcgtcgtcttcttcctcctgctcctcctcctcttctccttccacttcttcttctgcctcttcGCCCTGCTTTTGttggcctttcttttttttcgggCTCTCGGCTGCCTTGGAGCTTGGCCTGTGAGGTTGACACGGCAAATGTGCACTATCAAACACGGAACAGCTAATCAAGTTCTGGTTTCTAAAACTTCTGTGGAAAACTTTCACGATAGGTGAGGTGGGTGACAAACCTGGAAATCCTGGCAGACCTCCTGAGGGAGCCCTCCCCCTCCGACGACTCCTTCTGCTGTGCCTTGGCCTTCAGCTTGTTCCTGCGATGAGGCGGGATCTTAATTTTCAAGCGAATTCCTTCCTTCTGGAGCTCCGAGGAGGCTTCCTCTCGTGGCCGCGGCTTCTCCGCGCCACTCTTCTCGCTTGACTGATCCGGTAGCTCGCCATTGACGCCGTCGTCTTCCTTTAACTCTGCTTGCACTTTTCCTAAAGTACTGACATCCATCAGGTGTTCATCTTGGCTCGCTTCTTTTTCCACCTGAGGTTCTTGTGTGCCCACGTCAGCGGCCTCTCCCGGAAGGGCACTTTCATCGGTTTctttgtctgcacctgtgtccgcaTCTTGGTCGGCGAGTGCGGTCTCCACGACGATGGGCTCATTCCGCACCAGCACCGACTGGCGTCCCACCTCCAGGGTTCCTGCgcatttcaaatgtaaaaattcCACACCTAGTAGGAAGTGATTTATCTTGACTGTGAAACTTGCAATTATTGACAGCGAGCTAATTTTCCAGACCCGAAAAAcgaatgagataaaaaaaaaaatggcatactTTCCGTACTTGCGTTGGAACCCTGCAGGTTCTTCTCTTCCTCTGCCGCTTTGGAGCCATTGGCTTCGTTGGACGTCGGTCCACGAATGACCCCCACGTGATGCGACACTATTGACGATCTCCCGTTAGTCAGCTCGGGGTGGTtttgcgccgccgccgctgctgactGACCGCCAGCTGGTGCTGACGTGTCCTTGCTTTGTATGACTGAGGGATTGCACACTAtgatgctgctgccgccgccgttgttgttgttgttgaggtggttgtcatggtaactcTCGGCTAACTTCAGCTCTCTTTTTTTCAGCGGTATCTTAGCCTGTTGGCTGCTCTTGACTACGGCGCGCTCTGCCTCTCCTTCCTTGTTTGCGTCCTGCTTGGGCCCCGACGTCTTGACGACAGACTGGTCCCTGCAATCTGATTTGATGACGGAGGTGATGGTGCTCACGTGGTTATCGATAGGAGCCCCTTGATCGCTGGTCTCCTCCTTTGCCTCCTGCTTGATGCTCGCCGTCTGCTCCGTGTTTCCCCCTAGAAGCAGGCAAATTTTTCCCAacaaaaattcattttttttattttaattgtttaGGAGTGCTATCGACAGCAATCCTTGAAAATGCCATGCAACATTTTTATagcaaaacagaaaagaaatgaacaagtttgcttaaatcccattaaCCTTACCTTGTTGGAGGGCTTTCTCCTCTTCTTCAACCTTCACATCATCAGCAACATCCTCTGAGGTCTTGTGGAGTTTGCCGTCTTCATCTACTTTGATGCCACACAAGAAAGAATGTTGCTTCCAGGCAGTAAACCAAAtagaatccatccattttctgtcgcACTTTGACTCATTTGCGAGAGAGGGTGAGATCAAATCCATCAGTTGACTTGTGCGTCACATTAATTTGTGGTTTCGATACTTTTGGGGGGGGTAACTTGAAAATATTCTATATTATTGAGTCACTTACCTGATTCTCTGGAAGCGGGACTGCTGCTCCCGGACTCAGCCGGTTTCTCTTTTTGGTCCTGGTTCAGGTTGGGAAAGACTTGGGCCTTGAGGAGCTCCAGAGCATCAGCCAGGTCGTTGCGAGTCCTGAGGCGACCGTCGGAAAGAACGCACAGGTTGAGAGAAACGCAAATCGGATGGGGAAAACCAGTCTTTTGGTTCCAGTACCTGACGATGCACCTCCAGGTGGAGCCGTCCAAGTCGTCCTGCTCCTCTGTGTACAGCCGGATGTTTTGCTCCTGGTCCAGCTGCAACCAGTACATCAGGCCCTGCTTGTCCCGCCCGATGGGCTGCAGGCGCATCTTGTCCGGCTCCTCCTCATTGATCACCCCTTTGAACTTCAAGTTGTCGTCAAACTGGCACTCGCAAAGATACTGCAAAAACACAGACAACAATACAATCGATTTCCATCGTCGCAAAAACGGTTTATCCCATCACATATTTATGTACGTGGTGGCACCGTGAGACggatgaatgaacgaatgtcATACTTTGAGGATGCTGGACTTGCACTCCATGGACATGTCCTGGTAGCCGTTCTGTTCCAGCTCCCATGCCCAGGCGCTGTTCAGCTCCTGGCAACTCTAGAAGAGAATAAACATCAGATGTAGCCCTTGGAAGCTTCACTTTAGCGCAGATCACAAATCAACTTTGGACCGACTGCGTGCTTCACTTGCTTTGGCCAGGTATTTTTCCCAACGCTCCGTTGTAACGGTCTTGCCGAGCTTTCGGAGCAGTTTCACGTGAAGATCTACGAGAGGTTTGGGAactgaaaaagaaatggaaaattCAAAACTTGAAAAGTATGCACACATGGTCCACTTGTTTCGACTACTTTCAACTCGATAAACGCTATGATTTGAGAATTAGACGATCGCCAGAaagacggagagagagagagagagagagagagagagagagagagagagagagagagagagagagggagatacAAAGAAAATGTGATTTCAGACTGTCGCCGAATGCAACAACTGAGCTTCGATGTAATTGATTATAACATAATATCAGCAAGTGCAACCAAGCAGATGGATACTTcattaaaacaataaatttaaGTCGATTTTCCACTGTGGTTGGAAGTATTGTCGTAAATCGCGTTTACGGCGTAGCGCGACATTTAAATTTTCAATTAAACTACTCGATTTACAAAGCAGGCTCAAGCAGTGTATAGCATTGAAGTAACACTTCCGTTACGATTTATTACGCCAAAAACATGACAATAACCATAAATCCAGCTTGTTTCAACTCTCAGCATCAATGCTAACTTCAGGAGCTAGTTAGCTGTGAAGGCCCCTACTGCGCATGCGTACATTTGACAGCCAGCGTTTCGCATCTACTGTTTTTATCTCtaccttcttttctttcttcaaccGTAACGACTACAAAGATGTAAAACAACCAAACAAGGTTGAGGTTGGACGTCAGCTTAAAATTCAGTTCTTGTTGCCGAGAGCCGCTGAATTAAAGCAAAAAAGTACACCTGACTCGAGTCGGAGGAGCTAACCAGACTCCATCATGGCTACCTTCTCTTATTCACATTTAAAGTCTTCCTGTTGCTCGTCTTCTCTTGAACACACCATAAGCTTCGTCTCAACACTTTAAAATAACAATGGACTCCAGTGAACTCGTTGCCTTTTTATTTCCACGTCAAAATGAGAGTAAATGTTTTTAAGGGGCGCTAGCTTCGTGTTAGCTTCGACCGTTCCTCCGCGTTCAAACTTGAGAACTTGTTTCGTGATTGATTGTGTGTCTAATGGCGCTGGACTGAAACGCGAGAAAAGCAGGACGAA
This genomic window from Syngnathus typhle isolate RoL2023-S1 ecotype Sweden linkage group LG6, RoL_Styp_1.0, whole genome shotgun sequence contains:
- the LOC133155296 gene encoding remodeling and spacing factor 1-like isoform X2, whose translation is MSMECKSSILKYLCECQFDDNLKFKGVINEEEPDKMRLQPIGRDKQGLMYWLQLDQEQNIRLYTEEQDDLDGSTWRCIVRTRNDLADALELLKAQVFPNLNQDQKEKPAESGSSSPASRESVDEDGKLHKTSEDVADDVKVEEEEKALQQGGNTEQTASIKQEAKEETSDQGAPIDNHVSTITSVIKSDCRDQSVVKTSGPKQDANKEGEAERAVVKSSQQAKIPLKKRELKLAESYHDNHLNNNNNGGGSSIIVCNPSVIQSKDTSAPAGGQSAAAAAQNHPELTNGRSSIVSHHVGVIRGPTSNEANGSKAAEEEKNLQGSNASTERTLEVGRQSVLVRNEPIVVETALADQDADTGADKETDESALPGEAADVGTQEPQVEKEASQDEHLMDVSTLGKVQAELKEDDGVNGELPDQSSEKSGAEKPRPREEASSELQKEGIRLKIKIPPHRRNKLKAKAQQKESSEGEGSLRRSARISRPSSKAAESPKKKKGQQKQGEEAEEEVEGEEEEEQEEEDDDDDEEQSVGASIDRKAKAVDQMRKRRGKRRHRHPRWSNIKRHKHNEDEANKAGGSKEPSEGGSHSDDSCQSEDVPKEDACTHCGLPNHPELILLCDSCDSGYHTACLRPPLMLIPDGEWFCPPCQHKLLCERLEEQLLNLDSALKKRERAERRRERLVYVGISVENIIPGNEEDEKMPKKKDAKKSKNLGRRSTRTRKHISYRFDDFDDAIDEAIEEDVGDNTGEGHDIAADGALSEHGAASRRRPMMLAAQNRKRRRLNDLESDSTAAESEDDFTLSNSSEEEEFGGSGADDDDEDGASWDSATRPKRSAKALAKHKVGRTKHRVGRPPGRRRRRHSSEEEEEGSDEDSDQYSDMSDKARGGLRRGQRQQVNYRETSESSDNSPTSAKKKEVRQRGRPRKERFSSDYSDASSSSRDSEDEDEGDRGKRKREKQRRQREEDDVCARRSKAKQRRHDREEEEDDSQARKKRRRRKTSEEDEDERRDVRRTGKEDDDPEKMGRGKRREMLSQQRRKRLAQMLKKRRPSMDEDEDEDESDESESSSEEDRPIRKRLNRIDSDEEEEDSEETKDDSDEERGGQSEHGSSEGAARGGAPRDAAAAGGQDKHNGPLHAEEEGEEDKEPKSDSLNSVHNSPHS
- the LOC133155296 gene encoding remodeling and spacing factor 1-like isoform X1, which translates into the protein MAAPALLRSSEPALCPSFAEVCSFLERYGAVLDLPEMTFPQMEDYLRDKTSVPKPLVDLHVKLLRKLGKTVTTERWEKYLAKSCQELNSAWAWELEQNGYQDMSMECKSSILKYLCECQFDDNLKFKGVINEEEPDKMRLQPIGRDKQGLMYWLQLDQEQNIRLYTEEQDDLDGSTWRCIVRTRNDLADALELLKAQVFPNLNQDQKEKPAESGSSSPASRESDEDGKLHKTSEDVADDVKVEEEEKALQQGGNTEQTASIKQEAKEETSDQGAPIDNHVSTITSVIKSDCRDQSVVKTSGPKQDANKEGEAERAVVKSSQQAKIPLKKRELKLAESYHDNHLNNNNNGGGSSIIVCNPSVIQSKDTSAPAGGQSAAAAAQNHPELTNGRSSIVSHHVGVIRGPTSNEANGSKAAEEEKNLQGSNASTERTLEVGRQSVLVRNEPIVVETALADQDADTGADKETDESALPGEAADVGTQEPQVEKEASQDEHLMDVSTLGKVQAELKEDDGVNGELPDQSSEKSGAEKPRPREEASSELQKEGIRLKIKIPPHRRNKLKAKAQQKESSEGEGSLRRSARISRPSSKAAESPKKKKGQQKQGEEAEEEVEGEEEEEQEEEDDDDDEEQSVGASIDRKAKAVDQMRKRRGKRRHRHPRWSNIKRHKHNEDEANKAGGSKEPSEGGSHSDDSCQSEDVPKEDACTHCGLPNHPELILLCDSCDSGYHTACLRPPLMLIPDGEWFCPPCQHKLLCERLEEQLLNLDSALKKRERAERRRERLVYVGISVENIIPGNEEDEKMPKKKDAKKSKNLGRRSTRTRKHISYRFDDFDDAIDEAIEEDVGDNTGEGHDIAADGALSEHGAASRRRPMMLAAQNRKRRRLNDLESDSTAAESEDDFTLSNSSEEEEFGGSGADDDDEDGASWDSATRPKRSAKALAKHKVGRTKHRVGRPPGRRRRRHSSEEEEEGSDEDSDQYSDMSDKARGGLRRGQRQQVNYRETSESSDNSPTSAKKKEVRQRGRPRKERFSSDYSDASSSSRDSEDEDEGDRGKRKREKQRRQREEDDVCARRSKAKQRRHDREEEEDDSQARKKRRRRKTSEEDEDERRDVRRTGKEDDDPEKMGRGKRREMLSQQRRKRLAQMLKKRRPSMDEDEDEDESDESESSSEEDRPIRKRLNRIDSDEEEEDSEETKDDSDEERGGQSEHGSSEGAARGGAPRDAAAAGGQDKHNGPLHAEEEGEEDKEPKSDSLNSVHNSPHS